In Rhodoligotrophos defluvii, the following proteins share a genomic window:
- a CDS encoding IclR family transcriptional regulator, translating into MAGPVREAARGNGIQAVEFALHILEYIAQHHASVGVSELARAFGTTKSRIHRHLQTLVSAGYLVRDPDTERYNVSARLVALGQAVSESFDLAAVGRPIARELRDQLGNAVAISQPDREGIRIILIIPSRSNIEVAVKPGSVLHYHASAQGKVSLAFGDPQLLEQVIERGLTMITPYTISDPARLREEIEATRKRRWAAAPNEAMIGLNALAAPIFDALGNFAGSIALTDSVQFIPETPTAQQVEALLHAAGRISEEMGNRSMNRDGGQASRGRLKPAGR; encoded by the coding sequence ATGGCAGGGCCGGTCAGGGAAGCAGCGAGGGGCAACGGCATCCAGGCGGTGGAGTTTGCGCTCCACATTCTGGAATATATCGCCCAGCACCATGCGTCCGTCGGCGTTTCCGAGCTGGCCCGCGCCTTCGGCACAACCAAGAGCCGCATCCACCGCCATCTGCAGACCCTGGTCAGCGCCGGCTATCTCGTGCGCGACCCGGATACGGAGCGATACAATGTCAGCGCCCGGCTGGTCGCCCTGGGGCAGGCGGTCAGCGAAAGCTTCGATCTTGCGGCGGTGGGCCGGCCGATCGCGCGCGAGCTGCGCGATCAGCTGGGCAATGCAGTGGCGATAAGCCAGCCGGACCGCGAGGGCATCCGGATCATTCTCATCATTCCCAGCCGGTCGAACATCGAAGTCGCGGTGAAGCCCGGCTCCGTGCTGCACTATCATGCGAGCGCCCAGGGGAAGGTGAGCCTGGCCTTCGGCGATCCGCAGCTGCTGGAGCAGGTGATCGAGCGGGGCCTGACCATGATCACGCCCTACACGATCAGCGACCCGGCCAGGCTGCGGGAGGAAATCGAGGCGACGCGGAAACGCCGGTGGGCGGCAGCGCCGAACGAGGCGATGATCGGGCTCAATGCGCTTGCCGCACCGATCTTCGATGCCCTGGGCAACTTTGCCGGCTCGATCGCCCTCACCGATTCCGTGCAGTTCATCCCGGAGACGCCGACTGCGCAGCAGGTGGAGGCGCTGTTGCACGCGGCCGGCAGGATATCCGAGGAAATG